Proteins encoded in a region of the Homo sapiens chromosome 20, GRCh38.p14 Primary Assembly genome:
- the ZNF334 gene encoding zinc finger protein 334 isoform e (isoform e is encoded by transcript variant 16) codes for MCVFLHLLSYIKDTSFIPGPDCELHPRGMAATGPCSEAPVQGCDAGELQQLGLCGVSDVQRSWSKFCNFPLTGYHVSKPDVIFKLEQGEEPWIVEEFSNQNYPDIDDALEKNKEIQDKHLTQTVFFSNKTLITERENVFGKTLNLGMNSVPSRKMPYKCNPGGNSLKTNSEVIVAKKSKENRKIPDGYSGFGKHEKSHLGMKKYRYNPMRKASNQNENLILHQNIQILKQPFDYNKCGKTFFKRAILITQKGRQTERKPNECNECRKTFSKRSTLIVHQRIHTGEKPYVCSDCRKTFRVKTSLTRHRRIHTGERPYECSECRKTFIDKSALIVHQKIHGGEKSYECNECGKTFFRKSALAEHFRSHTGEKPYECKECGNAFSKKSYLVVHQRTHRGEKPNECKECGKTFFCQSALTAHQRIHTGEKPYECSECEKTFFCQSALNVHRRSHTGEKPYECSQCGKFLCTKSALIAHQITHRGKKSYECNECGKFFCHKSTLTIHQRTHTGEKHGVFNKCGRISIVKSNCSQCKRMNTKENLYECSEHGHAVSKNSHLIVHQRTIWERPYECNECGRTYCRKSALTHHQRTHTGQRPYECNECGKTFCQKFSFVEHQRTHTGEKPYECNECGKSFCHKSAFRVHRRIHTGEKPYECNQCGKTYRRLWTLTEHQKIHTGEKPYECNKCEKTFRHKSNFLLHQKSHKE; via the exons atgtgtGTTTTCTTACATCTCCTTTCTTACATAAAAG ataCCAGTTTCATTCCAGGACCTGACTGTGAACTTCACCCAAGAGGAATGGCAGCAACTGGACCCTGCTCAGAGGCTCCTGTACAGGgatgtgatgctggagaactACAGCAACTTGGTCTCTGTGG AGTCTCTGATGTCCAAAGATCTTGGTCCAAGTTCTGTAATTTCCCATTAACAGGGTATCATGTTAGCAAACCAGATGTGATTTTCAAATTGGAGCAAGGAGAAGAGCCATGGATAGTGGAGGAATTCTCAAATCAGAACTACCCAG ACATTGATGATGCCTTAGAGAAGAACAAGGAAATCCAAGATAAACATTTGACACAAACTGTATTCTTCAGCAACAAAACACTGATTACAGAAAGAGAGAATGTATTTGGGAAAACACTTAATCTGGGCATGAATAGTGTTCCCTCAAGAAAAATGCCCTATAAATGTAATCCAGGAGGAAACAGTTTGAAAACTAATTCAGAAGTAATTGttgcaaagaaaagcaaagaaaacagaaagattcCTGATGGATACAGTGGATTTGGGAAGCATGAGAAAAGTCATTTGGGAATGAAAAAATACAGATACAATCCAATGAGGAAAGCCAGCAATCAAAACGAAAATCTTATTCTGCACCAGAACATTCAGATTTTGAAACAACCGTTTGACTATAATAAATGTGGGAAAACCTTCTTCAAGAGGGCAATTCTCATTACACAAAAGGGGAGACAGACTGAAAGGAAACCaaatgaatgtaatgaatgtagGAAAACCTTTTCTAAGAGATCTACCCTCATtgtacatcagagaattcatacaggGGAGAAACCGTATGTTTGTAGTGATTGTAGGAAAACTTTTCGTGTGAAGACAAGCCTCACTCGACACcgaagaattcatactggagagagacCCTATGAATGCAGTGAATGCAGGAAAACCTTCATTGACAAATCTGCCCTTATTGTACACCAGAAAATTCATGGAGGGGAGAAATCCTATGagtgtaatgaatgtggaaagACCTTTTTTCGGAAGTCAGCCCTGGCTGAACATTTCAGGTCACACACAGGGGAGAAGCCTTACGAATGCAAGGAATGTGGAAATGCCTTCAGCAAGAAATCGTATCTTGTTGTACATCAAAGAACTCACAGAGGAGAGAAGCCaaatgaatgtaaggaatgtgggaaaaccTTCTTCTGTCAGTCAGCCCTTACTGcgcatcagagaattcacacaggggaaaaaccctatgaatgtagtGAATGTGAGAAAACCTTCTTTTGTCAATCTGCCCTCAATGTGCATCGAAGAAGTCATACAGGAGAGAAGCCCTATGAATGCAGTCAATGTGGAAAATTTTTATGTACGAAATCAGCCCTCATTGCACATCAGATAACTCATAGAGGAAAGAAGTCttatgaatgtaatgaatgtgggaaattTTTCTGCCATAAGTCAACACTCACTATACATCAGAGAacacacacaggagagaaacatGGTGTGTTTAATAAATGTGGTAGAATCTCCATTGTGAAGTCAAACTGCAGTCAGTGTAAGAGAATGAACACAAAGGAGAATCTTTATGAGTGTAGTGAACATGGGCATGCCGTCAGCAAAAACTCACACCTCATTGTACATCAGAGAACTATATGGGAGAGACCATATGAATGCAATGAATGTGGGAGAACCTACTGCAGGAAGTCAGCCCTGACTCACCATCAGAGAACACACACAGGACAGAGACCCTATgagtgtaatgaatgtgggaaaacctTCTGTCAGAAGTTCTCCTTTGTTGAACATCAGCGAACTCACACTGGGGAGAAACCatatgaatgtaatgaatgtgggaaatccTTCTGCCATAAGTCAGCCTTCAGAGTCCATAGAAGAattcacacaggagagaaaccataTGAATGTAATCAATGTGGGAAAACCTACCGTCGCCTGTGGACTCTCACTGAACATCAGAAAAtacacacaggagagaaaccttatgaatgtaacAAATGTGAGAAAACATTTCGCCACAAATCAAACTTTCTTTTACATCAGAAATCCCACAAGGAATAA
- the ZNF334 gene encoding zinc finger protein 334 isoform X3, which yields MIPFAILPYPALLSTLLALSQENMKMKKFQIPVSFQDLTVNFTQEEWQQLDPAQRLLYRDVMLENYSNLVSVGYHVSKPDVIFKLEQGEEPWIVEEFSNQNYPDIDDALEKNKEIQDKHLTQTVFFSNKTLITERENVFGKTLNLGMNSVPSRKMPYKCNPGGNSLKTNSEVIVAKKSKENRKIPDGYSGFGKHEKSHLGMKKYRYNPMRKASNQNENLILHQNIQILKQPFDYNKCGKTFFKRAILITQKGRQTERKPNECNECRKTFSKRSTLIVHQRIHTGEKPYVCSDCRKTFRVKTSLTRHRRIHTGERPYECSECRKTFIDKSALIVHQKIHGGEKSYECNECGKTFFRKSALAEHFRSHTGEKPYECKECGNAFSKKSYLVVHQRTHRGEKPNECKECGKTFFCQSALTAHQRIHTGEKPYECSECEKTFFCQSALNVHRRSHTGEKPYECSQCGKFLCTKSALIAHQITHRGKKSYECNECGKFFCHKSTLTIHQRTHTGEKHGVFNKCGRISIVKSNCSQCKRMNTKENLYECSEHGHAVSKNSHLIVHQRTIWERPYECNECGRTYCRKSALTHHQRTHTGQRPYECNECGKTFCQKFSFVEHQRTHTGEKPYECNECGKSFCHKSAFRVHRRIHTGEKPYECNQCGKTYRRLWTLTEHQKIHTGEKPYECNKCEKTFRHKSNFLLHQKSHKE from the exons ATGATTCCATTCGCCATTCTTCCTTACCCAGCTCTGCTTTCAACACTCTTGGCCCTTTCTCAAGagaacatgaaaatgaaaaaatttcag ataCCAGTTTCATTCCAGGACCTGACTGTGAACTTCACCCAAGAGGAATGGCAGCAACTGGACCCTGCTCAGAGGCTCCTGTACAGGgatgtgatgctggagaactACAGCAACTTGGTCTCTGTGG GGTATCATGTTAGCAAACCAGATGTGATTTTCAAATTGGAGCAAGGAGAAGAGCCATGGATAGTGGAGGAATTCTCAAATCAGAACTACCCAG ACATTGATGATGCCTTAGAGAAGAACAAGGAAATCCAAGATAAACATTTGACACAAACTGTATTCTTCAGCAACAAAACACTGATTACAGAAAGAGAGAATGTATTTGGGAAAACACTTAATCTGGGCATGAATAGTGTTCCCTCAAGAAAAATGCCCTATAAATGTAATCCAGGAGGAAACAGTTTGAAAACTAATTCAGAAGTAATTGttgcaaagaaaagcaaagaaaacagaaagattcCTGATGGATACAGTGGATTTGGGAAGCATGAGAAAAGTCATTTGGGAATGAAAAAATACAGATACAATCCAATGAGGAAAGCCAGCAATCAAAACGAAAATCTTATTCTGCACCAGAACATTCAGATTTTGAAACAACCGTTTGACTATAATAAATGTGGGAAAACCTTCTTCAAGAGGGCAATTCTCATTACACAAAAGGGGAGACAGACTGAAAGGAAACCaaatgaatgtaatgaatgtagGAAAACCTTTTCTAAGAGATCTACCCTCATtgtacatcagagaattcatacaggGGAGAAACCGTATGTTTGTAGTGATTGTAGGAAAACTTTTCGTGTGAAGACAAGCCTCACTCGACACcgaagaattcatactggagagagacCCTATGAATGCAGTGAATGCAGGAAAACCTTCATTGACAAATCTGCCCTTATTGTACACCAGAAAATTCATGGAGGGGAGAAATCCTATGagtgtaatgaatgtggaaagACCTTTTTTCGGAAGTCAGCCCTGGCTGAACATTTCAGGTCACACACAGGGGAGAAGCCTTACGAATGCAAGGAATGTGGAAATGCCTTCAGCAAGAAATCGTATCTTGTTGTACATCAAAGAACTCACAGAGGAGAGAAGCCaaatgaatgtaaggaatgtgggaaaaccTTCTTCTGTCAGTCAGCCCTTACTGcgcatcagagaattcacacaggggaaaaaccctatgaatgtagtGAATGTGAGAAAACCTTCTTTTGTCAATCTGCCCTCAATGTGCATCGAAGAAGTCATACAGGAGAGAAGCCCTATGAATGCAGTCAATGTGGAAAATTTTTATGTACGAAATCAGCCCTCATTGCACATCAGATAACTCATAGAGGAAAGAAGTCttatgaatgtaatgaatgtgggaaattTTTCTGCCATAAGTCAACACTCACTATACATCAGAGAacacacacaggagagaaacatGGTGTGTTTAATAAATGTGGTAGAATCTCCATTGTGAAGTCAAACTGCAGTCAGTGTAAGAGAATGAACACAAAGGAGAATCTTTATGAGTGTAGTGAACATGGGCATGCCGTCAGCAAAAACTCACACCTCATTGTACATCAGAGAACTATATGGGAGAGACCATATGAATGCAATGAATGTGGGAGAACCTACTGCAGGAAGTCAGCCCTGACTCACCATCAGAGAACACACACAGGACAGAGACCCTATgagtgtaatgaatgtgggaaaacctTCTGTCAGAAGTTCTCCTTTGTTGAACATCAGCGAACTCACACTGGGGAGAAACCatatgaatgtaatgaatgtgggaaatccTTCTGCCATAAGTCAGCCTTCAGAGTCCATAGAAGAattcacacaggagagaaaccataTGAATGTAATCAATGTGGGAAAACCTACCGTCGCCTGTGGACTCTCACTGAACATCAGAAAAtacacacaggagagaaaccttatgaatgtaacAAATGTGAGAAAACATTTCGCCACAAATCAAACTTTCTTTTACATCAGAAATCCCACAAGGAATAA